The Mucilaginibacter terrenus genome has a segment encoding these proteins:
- the dnaJ gene encoding molecular chaperone DnaJ yields the protein MAKRDYYDVLGVSKGADADEIKKAYRKMAIKYHPDKNEGDKAAEEKFKEAAEAYEVLSSPEKRQRYDQFGHAANASSANGGGYGGGNMNMDDIFSQFGDIFGGGSPFEGFFGGGGGRQGGGGRRVARGSNLRIKVRLTLEEIANGAEKKIKVNKQVVCKTCDGSGAKDKSSFSTCKTCGGQGSVRRVTNTILGQMQTTSTCPTCNGEGSTITNKCNVCHGDGVVRGEETITINVPAGVSEGMQLSMSGKGNAAPRGGVPGDLIILIEEVPHETLKRDGNNVIYDLHVNFVDAAIGTSVEVPTIDGKAKIKIEPGTQGGKILRLKGKGVPEVNSYHRGDQLIHINIWTPKALSREEREMLEKLQNSPNFKPNPGKNEKSFFERMKEYFE from the coding sequence ATGGCTAAGAGAGATTATTACGATGTGCTGGGTGTAAGCAAAGGCGCAGATGCCGATGAAATAAAGAAGGCATATCGTAAGATGGCTATAAAATATCACCCGGATAAGAATGAGGGTGACAAAGCTGCCGAAGAAAAATTTAAAGAGGCAGCCGAGGCTTATGAGGTACTAAGCTCGCCTGAGAAGCGCCAGCGGTACGATCAGTTTGGCCATGCAGCCAACGCATCATCAGCTAACGGTGGAGGTTACGGCGGCGGCAACATGAATATGGACGACATATTCAGCCAGTTTGGCGATATATTCGGTGGCGGCAGCCCGTTTGAAGGTTTCTTTGGTGGCGGTGGCGGCCGTCAGGGAGGCGGTGGCCGTCGCGTAGCACGTGGCAGTAACTTACGCATTAAAGTGCGCCTGACATTGGAAGAAATAGCCAACGGTGCCGAAAAGAAAATAAAGGTAAACAAGCAGGTAGTTTGTAAAACCTGCGATGGCAGCGGCGCAAAAGATAAATCATCTTTCTCAACTTGTAAAACCTGTGGCGGACAGGGTTCTGTACGCCGGGTTACCAATACTATACTGGGCCAGATGCAAACCACCAGCACCTGCCCTACCTGTAACGGCGAAGGAAGCACCATTACCAACAAATGTAATGTTTGCCATGGCGACGGTGTTGTACGCGGTGAAGAGACCATTACCATAAACGTACCAGCCGGTGTAAGCGAAGGCATGCAACTGAGCATGAGCGGCAAGGGTAATGCTGCCCCACGTGGCGGTGTACCGGGCGACCTTATCATCCTAATTGAGGAAGTACCACACGAGACCCTTAAACGTGATGGCAATAATGTAATATACGACCTGCACGTGAACTTTGTTGACGCTGCGATAGGTACCAGCGTTGAAGTGCCAACCATTGATGGTAAAGCAAAAATAAAGATTGAACCAGGCACCCAGGGCGGTAAGATTCTCCGTCTAAAAGGTAAAGGCGTACCGGAGGTGAACTCTTACCACAGAGGCGATCAGCTGATACACATTAACATCTGGACACCGAAAGCCCTGAGCCGTGAGGAACGCGAGATGCTGGAAAAATTACAGAACTCGCCTAACTTTAAACCCAACCCGGGCAAAAACGAGAAGAGCTTTTTCGAACGGATGAAAGAGTACTTTGAGTAA
- a CDS encoding nucleotide exchange factor GrpE → MNFNDMLKKKKKENSEAENTVDMENTTPQTDEQDENQQAENTEETPSAEDKFKQQLGEANDKYLRLYAEFDNFRRRTIKEREEARKTEGKDVIVALLPVLDDFERALRAMENATEVTSVKEGVALIQHKLKNILAAKGLKEMSSVGQPFDADLHEAITSIPAPTDDLKDKVVDEMEKGYQLNDKVIRFAKVVVGA, encoded by the coding sequence ATGAATTTTAACGACATGTTGAAGAAAAAAAAGAAGGAAAATTCAGAAGCGGAAAATACTGTGGACATGGAAAACACAACCCCTCAGACAGATGAGCAGGACGAAAACCAGCAAGCGGAGAACACCGAAGAAACCCCTTCTGCAGAAGATAAATTTAAACAGCAGTTGGGCGAAGCGAATGACAAATATTTGCGCCTATACGCTGAGTTTGACAACTTCCGCCGCCGTACAATAAAAGAACGCGAAGAAGCCCGCAAAACAGAAGGTAAGGACGTAATTGTTGCTCTGTTACCTGTACTTGACGATTTTGAGCGTGCTCTTCGTGCTATGGAAAATGCAACAGAAGTGACTTCGGTAAAAGAAGGTGTTGCATTGATACAGCATAAATTAAAGAACATACTTGCTGCAAAAGGCTTAAAAGAGATGAGCTCGGTAGGCCAGCCATTTGACGCTGATTTACACGAGGCTATCACCAGCATACCTGCACCAACAGATGACCTGAAGGATAAAGTAGTTGACGAGATGGAAAAAGGTTATCAGCTCAATGATAAGGTTATCCGTTTTGCAAAAGTAGTTGTAGGAGCATAA
- a CDS encoding cell division ATP-binding protein FtsE, which produces MIGNSIIKLNNVDIFQQKHLVLSNVNLHIDKGDFVWLIGQTGSGKSSLLKVIYGDLLVANGTGHACGYELSKLANKDIPYLRRKLGIVFQDFQLLTDRSVEQNLQFVLRATGWDDKKLIGDRILDVLEKVGLRSKLKKMPHELSGGEQQRVVIARALLNNPEIILADEPTGNLDPDTSEEIVLLLKQISQMGTAVVVATHDYHIIRTFPSRIIKCESGKVLEDVQIA; this is translated from the coding sequence ATGATCGGTAACTCTATAATAAAACTGAACAACGTTGATATCTTTCAGCAAAAGCACCTGGTGTTATCAAACGTAAACCTGCATATAGATAAAGGCGACTTTGTTTGGCTCATAGGCCAAACCGGATCTGGCAAGAGCAGTTTGCTTAAAGTTATCTATGGCGACCTGCTTGTTGCAAATGGCACAGGCCACGCCTGCGGTTACGAACTAAGTAAACTAGCCAATAAAGACATCCCTTACCTCCGCCGCAAGCTAGGCATCGTTTTTCAGGATTTCCAGTTGCTTACTGATAGGTCTGTAGAGCAGAACCTGCAATTTGTACTGCGTGCCACAGGCTGGGATGATAAAAAACTTATTGGTGACCGCATACTGGACGTACTGGAAAAAGTAGGACTGCGTTCTAAACTAAAAAAGATGCCACATGAGCTTTCGGGCGGCGAGCAGCAGCGCGTGGTAATTGCCCGTGCCCTGCTTAACAACCCTGAGATTATACTGGCAGATGAACCAACAGGTAACCTGGACCCGGATACATCAGAAGAAATAGTTTTACTGCTGAAACAGATCAGCCAGATGGGGACAGCTGTTGTAGTAGCCACACACGATTATCACATCATCCGTACCTTCCCGTCACGTATAATTAAATGCGAGAGCGGGAAAGTACTTGAGGATGTGCAGATAGCTTAA